The segment AAACTCTATAGACAAATTAACTTTCACTAAAAGTCTTCTTGGGCAAATAAGTTTTTGAATGTTCCAGTCAGACTTGTGTCACACCTCTCCAGGAACCTTTTGATGAACGCTCGAACTGGTTTCAGAAGGTCGTGTTATGTATAAGCTGATCAATCCACTCAGAAGGCTCACATGTGGTTTTGTGGTCTTTCGCTGAATTTGGCTTTGAGGATGTATAATCCCCTCAGATGAATGGAATACAAcatatttctatatttgtttGATCTCTGTAAGCGCTGGACTGATCTCGTCTCTATAAACATGTTAACATTGTGATTTTGTTTCTCTTATTCTCAGCCTGAAAATACACATACTGTGTTTTGCAATGTCCCCAAACACACGTTCATTTGTTTGTACAATTTCTGATAAACTCTCGAGTACACATGTTTCTTGTCTTTTCCTCTTCGCCAGGTTTGGTCCCTGTGTGTTTCGGGGCGGCAATTCCAAATTCATGTGCTTCCATCTACAAGAGTTTTGCCCAGTGTTTACTCACACTCGGGGACAGTTTGGTGGACACACAAAAAGACCAGAGTACACAGGACATCGATGCAatctgcaggtgtgtgtctctgtcaccATTGTTATCATCCAGTCATACTGTGTCTGTCCTGATGCAGCTTTCATTTTTCAACTTGTTTAAATTGTAAGCCTTAAAGGTACGGAGGCCTTCGGGTTGTGTAAACAAATGAAGAGCGTTCTCTAgctgccccctgatctggatcaacatcaacatttcattttcctGACCCATAAAACATCCTTCGTCCAAGTGTCATGGAAacccgtccagtagtttttgtgtaatcttcctTATAAACAAACTGAcctaacaaaaaaacaacaaacagactgGGGTGTAAACATAACCTACTTTGCAGAGATAATCAAAGCCGATTACAGGACTCTACAAATAAAGTGGGACCAAAGGGTCAAAGAGGATAACTTGAAAGAGTAATTTAACACTATTTGATTTCACTGCCCTCTCTCCAGTCTGTCTCTGTTGGTCAGAGGTGGGCTCAGTTTAACCTGTAAACACAAACTACAGTGCTGTGACAAGACGAGGAGTTAAACCTCCAGATGTCAGGCAGAATACCATTTTTAAGAGAGAATTTTTGGAGTGTTGCACAGGTGTTTAACAGTCTCATCCCTGCAGTTTACTTCCAACACACTTTCCTGGTGAAAGCTACATGACGTCTCTTCCTGTCGTGTTTCCTCGAAGGTCCTGGAATGCGTTCCACGATTGTGCAAACTCAGCCCTGGCCGGCTGTCCCGGAGAGGCAGCAGCTGTCTGGGAGTCTCTAAGACAAGAGTCCAGGAAGACAGAGTTCTCTGGCAACCTCTACGACATGTGCGCCAGTCGCACGACCCTCCCACCCAGCACTGTGCCTACAGCCCAGAGCCCCCCCACCTCCGACCAGGCTAACAAGGAGACACTGAAAGgccgaacacacaaacacagccccaCCCTCAGCACGCTGCTGTTCCCTGTATGCAGCACGCTACTAGTTCTGCTCAGGAGTTAGGAAGCTGCTCAGTCAGTGTGATGACAGCTGAGAGTCCTCCACCCGCCGCCATCCAAACACACAAGGTTCACATGTCAGACGTGTCATGATTACACACTGAAAACCTGAAACCCGGATGAAGAATTTGGTTTGGTGTTTCTTACAGGGACAATAGAAAATATCTATTTAGACATTAACTGATCAGATTATTACTGGTATGAGTTTACGTGCTTCAGCCTCAGAGAGGACACTGAGGACGCTGCTTTCATTCTGACATAAATTACCCTTACTGTGgttttacttttttacttttttatgtgGATGGCACATATGCAGTCAGTAATAAATTATATTGACGTCATTTACTATTACTTAGTCAAAATATTTAAGGCTGGAGAAGCAAACAATTTATTCCAGGGAGAGAAGAAGTAATCGCACAACAGGATACAtcactacatcacagagggatttttatttcaatgcCAGGTGTTCAGATGCGTTTGTAATCCAATCATGCGTGAGATCACTGTTATAGGGGGTAAACAATACTTTAGAGAGTATaactcatctctgtctgtgACGTGACGTGTTTAACATCAGagaattagatttttttgtggATGGATTCTTTGCGGTGTTTACATGTTTTGCTATATTTCTATCACTGTTTAAAACTGTATCATTTCATATGACTCCTCTCAATGGTTTACTCGTCCTTTTCGATATATATGTTGCTTTTTCTACTCTGAACTGCTGGATGCAGGGAAGTTTTAACcttgataaataatatatacattaatgAATCCCCTGTGGGGCAATTCAAAATAATGCACGccagaacaaaaacacatagGGCAAATtaacatataaaataaatttCAATATTCAAGATTCATGTCTGCATTGTCATCATTCTCAGATACAATGAAATTGTAAGAGATTTCCAAGATATAACTATATACATGggtaaaaatatatagaaataaagGGTTACGTTCTGGTATCAGACATCACACCGCTAAAATCaatcaatgttttttcttcttccacgATGAGCTGATTTATTTAAGTCATTCGTTCCAGCTCGTTCTCCCAAAACAGTCTACTTGAGTAATACTATAAGTATTTAATATACCCAATCATCCAAATAACTAAAGGTGCAGGTTTACTATACAGTTGAATAACATTTACTAGCAATATTTGCTCTTGTGTTTCCTGTAACTTACTTCAGTTGGCAGTTTAATGCATTTCCTCCACATAAGACTGGGGGCATAGAGATTATTTTTTCTATACAGATGGACTAAGAGAATAAATCCACCTTCATTCCACAACAAAATGCTGGTAATGAGGTTGAATACAAAATCTATGCAAAGAAGCGAGTAGCCAGGTGTTTTCACATCACCACTGTATTTACTGTTTGATtttcagttccccccccccccccccctatcatTACATTATTGAAAATGTGTTCAAACTATTAGAGCGGTACGTACTTCTTTGTTTCACAAATTATATTGAAGGTGTACTCACATAAACAATTCAGTTTTTCCCCCTTAAATTACAACTATCACTTTTCtttaaattgtgtgtttgtgtcttggttggttggttgtgtgtgtgtgtgtttgtgtgtctaatcTTCATACTCTTAAGCTGTTTCATAACAGCAGAAGCATGAGGAGACTAatctcatctttctctttcgtCCAGAGTATCAGGTTGTACCTCGAAACCCTTGAAAGCAGTGTCAGCGCCCTCAGAGCGTGGAGGATATAAACTGAGTAGAAAGACGATGGTGATTGGTTGTGTTTTGGCATATGACCTGAGCGTGAAGTAAGCAGGTgtgacagctgcagctcagaggtgACGGCTTCATTTCTGCCGTACGCTGAATTTAAGAAGTTAATGTAGCGGTCACTGAAACCTCAGCTGGACATCCTGCTTAATATTAATGTACTACACGGATTAAATGTGAAGTCACCAGCGTGCAGCCTTTGTACttgaaaatttaaaattttaatggCTGATTTGAACAGTGCTGTTTCACACACTTCCTAGCTTTAGGCTTGTACAGACAATTCTGTTGCAATTTGCACATGACCATTTCTCCATTTGACTCTTAAGCTGAAATCAGTCAGACTGCATGTCAGGAAGGCACTGGTTTTCTCTACTTTTGCTGACGGACTACATGTTTACAATCCAGATTATATCCCTGATCTGGCCATTACTGCACAAAGATGGCAGGTCACCGCAGACACAGAAGGGAGGGAGTGAAATCTGTTGCTGTCTGACTGAGCCTCAGTCTGAGCTTCCATGTTTATACGGACCACAATGATTTTAatatgatgatataaaaactaaGTGCTACTGTGATTTGAGAGGGAATCTAAAGACAATGTGCTTCTGTATGAGCGATAATGCTTTAAAACATGAGTTATGTCTGAATTAGAatacaaacaaattattaatGAGACAACGTCTAAAGACAgaatcaaaagaaaataaattatgattCAATCTAAATATCATGCTCAATAATTATTTTaaggaaatacattttattttgtctgcCAGGAAACAATGTATATGTATTTTGGGTATTCatctatatatgtatttttgtatCTACAAGTGTATTACAtagaaatatattaaatgtactATTCAAACAGTACATTTCATTAAAACTGCCCACTGTTGCTTTTTGTCTATTTTCTTTCTATCCTTTTGTGATGTAATTTTCCTCATGACCGTCATCTTGTGGTCACTCTGCAGTTTTACAAACGTAGCGTTATTCAAAATCAATAAGGTCTTGGTCTTTTAAAAGGTGGAATCCTTAGAGCTTGGTGAAAACCGTACGAGCCGGAGGATCAGCCACTAAGTCCCTGAACTGTCCCCAGAACACATCAGCTCCCGGTAATCTCTTTGTCCTGCATTTCACCAAAGGAAATCTGTAACATCACCAGGACATCTTCTTAAAGGGCTCCAAAGCCCTCACATTCTGCATCCAGCTGTTGAAATGTTTAAGATACAGCAAACTTATTATTTATTCTCCTTAATAACGAGATGTCATGCTCTCtgaaagtgagtgagtgagtgagatggACAACAATCATGGGATTTCTGTGCTCGCTGCACAGTAACAGATGGTGAGTAACATAAAGCATGGCTGGGATTATCAATTCCATGTGTAGTAGTAGACTGTACCATCCAATAAATAGAACCAGgcctttatttttttaccagaaGATAAAAAAAGGCTACAATCCTATAAGCTGAGCTGCACACTCATTCTGTATTACTCTGCAAATACATGGAATAAGTATGaaatatgtttgaaataaataagaacGGAAAACAATTACCTAATCCATCCTTTTGACTGACAGCAATAAGTCGAATAACCTTTCATTAAAAGTGTGCCTTATTTAGGAGTTTCCACTTATCTGAGGAGATAGTGTCTTAATTAAACCAAATTTAAGCCCATATATTGCATCCACATGGCGGACATTTTTTTCTGACATCACACTCAGGGTGCGAAGATTAAAAGCTTTGATAAGTTGaataatgttatattatatataataattagcCAGGTTTATATTTCGTTTCACAGGTCCACAAGTCagctacaaaaaaaactaaatgtgcaATTGAAAAACTCTCCTCTTGTTTTTATGACTTACGAAGGGTCTGTGTATCAAGTCAAGTTTTAATAGTATATTTTGTTTAACTTTATTCACTTATTTTTCACAAAGCATTATTCCATATTTACAATTATGCTTAATCCTTCACATTCAAGCTCCACTAAAGCTTAGACCACATGACATttcagcaaagaaaaacaaaattaattgagaagagaggaagaggccgAGGGCCCTACCAGGTAGATCCAGGTTGCTGAGTAATGCTTTTGGATTGTTTACTTATAAAGAGGAGAGCCACTTTTAGAACCGTATCCTATGATATATCTTATAATGTGTGTTATTTTAGGTTCAGCAGCTTCTTCAGTGCTTTAGATCAGAGACAGACAtgaaggggggagagagaaagcagaCACAAGCAAACATATTCACTTTAGTGTCACATTTCTCACCTCAGAGTGAAATGCTTAATGGTGAAAAAGTCAAATAAGACCACGTGAGTCCTGGGTGCAGGTCTATATATTTGACGGCTCCACCGTTCACCAGGTTCACTCGACAAGGAGCAGAATGAAACAAACACCTGGACCATTTTAGAGAAGTTATTTGCACACAAAATCCTTTTTTGTAGAGTTTCTATTCTTGGTTTTGTGAGTGTCGGAGCTGTTTGAGGATCATGGAGGAACTGGCCAGGGAGAGCATCTCCCTGCTGGCCCGGTCTGCGTCCCACGCGGATCCTCCTCGGCTCGGCTCGTTCGGTGCCGTGGTCATCATGTTGAAGTCTGCGCTGGGAGCCGGCCTGCTCAACTTCCCCTGGGCTTTCCAAAAGGCAGGGGGAGTGAACACTGCCATCGCTGTGGAGATGGTGAGTACAGGATCCGACTCCTGCTACAACAACACGCTCCTGTTTTTACTGTATCCTTTAGAAAGTGTCAGTTTGGGCCTGCATATATATTTTCTACATTTCCAAGGAACAATTGATAATTaggaaaaaaaattgcaattgcTACTTTTATTGATATGTAACTTTACCTGGCTACATATAGGATTATGTGCGGTTAGTTTTGTGTTTGCACATAATAGTCTCAGGACCCATGTGTCTCTCCTTGGTGTGAAAGAGGCTCATCTTTTTCACAGCTAAGCTCTAATGAAGCTTCCAGTTTAGGTGAGGACCTGAACCTTCAGCACACTGTTTCTAATGACTGacacagaaatgtgtgtgtgactgaatgAATAACCACATGGGCTTTCTAGAAAGGGGCCCACGGGCGCAAGAGGTCCAGGGGCCCCCACACAGGAGCCTGTATGTCTGAAGTCAGAGTTCAATGTGTGAGGCACTTGTTTTACTTTTGATTCCAATGCTATTCCATTACACAGAAAACCTGTCATTTTTTGTGTTGACTGCTGTTGAAAAATAGCCAGCTGGCCGTCACTGGCACATTATCTTGATTAATGTGTGTTGtccttatatataaataaatgaaatgaaaaaaatcagcCACACTGTGCAAACATATACCATAAGCCTACATTAATATTGTAAAGTAATGAGAACTTCTGTGACaacataataatattaacagcATAGCTGGGAGCAGAACGTagtgtttttgttctgtttccaTAATGTAGTGTCAAGAGCTGAAACTGTTCATTGATTTGTCAATTTGTTGATTGTCATTGAGGTACAGATGCCAACAATTTACTTTTTTCTATAGTTTGCCGTCTGTATTAAAATTGTGAATAATTTATCTCTGGTCAAGAGGTACAGCAGGATGAAGCCAGCTGTCTAACAACCTGTGTGGAGTTTAAGTCCAgtctcctctccttgtgtcttGGCAGATATGCCTGGTTTTTCTCATCAGTGGCCTGGTGATCCTGGGCTATGCATCATCCGTCAGCAGACAGAACACCTATCAGGATGTGGTGAGCGAGGTGTGTGGACGAGCCGTGGGGCAGCTCTGTGAGGTCTGTTTCTGCTTCAACCTCTTCATGATATCTGTCGCCTTCCTGGTGGTGGTGCAGGACCAGCTGGAGAAATGTAAGAGCCACAAGAAACATGTCATTCATATAACAGCCCATGTTGTCCAGGTTACAGTTGATATGCTATTCTGGCCCTGGGGTCGGATTTGAACCACATTTTGTGTCAAGATCAACAATTACTGTAAGAAACCATTCACATCAGTGTCAGCAATAATGTTCATACGTGGCCTCTCCTATAAGCAGATCACTATCAATATTTGGGGTCCAGCCTATAACAAGGACCAGTTTATGATGCTTTAGATCAAACTGACTGAGTTATTTTTGTTCAAGGTTTCTG is part of the Pleuronectes platessa chromosome 1, fPlePla1.1, whole genome shotgun sequence genome and harbors:
- the nrn1lb gene encoding neuritin 1-like b, which produces MRSHQGTTMLLPIALCLGLVPVCFGAAIPNSCASIYKSFAQCLLTLGDSLVDTQKDQSTQDIDAICRSWNAFHDCANSALAGCPGEAAAVWESLRQESRKTEFSGNLYDMCASRTTLPPSTVPTAQSPPTSDQANKETLKGRTHKHSPTLSTLLFPVCSTLLVLLRS